A window of the Deltaproteobacteria bacterium genome harbors these coding sequences:
- a CDS encoding flavodoxin family protein — MKVLSLFGGPRQKGNTATVLSWVEEALQTRGHRVQRINVIDKKVAGCLGCSNCQQVADEPGCVQRDDALFIFEQMVASDLILYSCPLYCWSFPGQLKVLLDRHFCLVTGYDVGEPESLIQEHRTALLVTCAGPLENNADLIVEMFHRFAAYLLARPVGELIVPFCTSPEALGEESRAQVSAFAAKICSTEAL; from the coding sequence GTGAAGGTACTGTCTCTCTTTGGCGGTCCGCGGCAGAAAGGTAACACAGCCACGGTTCTCAGTTGGGTGGAGGAGGCCTTGCAGACTCGGGGACACAGGGTCCAACGGATCAATGTCATTGACAAGAAAGTGGCAGGCTGTCTCGGCTGCAGCAACTGTCAGCAAGTCGCAGATGAACCCGGCTGTGTGCAAAGAGATGACGCCTTGTTCATCTTTGAACAGATGGTTGCCTCCGATCTTATCCTCTATTCCTGCCCTCTCTACTGCTGGAGTTTTCCTGGCCAGCTAAAAGTCCTCCTCGACCGCCACTTCTGTCTGGTAACGGGCTATGACGTGGGAGAACCAGAATCCCTGATCCAGGAGCACCGCACTGCACTCCTGGTGACCTGCGCCGGTCCACTGGAAAACAATGCGGATCTCATCGTCGAGATGTTCCACCGCTTTGCAGCCTATCTTCTGGCCAGACCCGTGGGCGAACTGATTGTGCCCTTTTGCACCTCGCCCGAGGCCCTGGGTGAAGAGAGCCGTGCACAGGTCTCCGCCTTCGCTGCCAAGATCTGCAGCACAGAGGCCCTCTGA
- a CDS encoding nitroreductase family protein: MNDLIEVIKRRRSIRRFSSEPIPVEIISDILDCARLAPTAINIQPWLFGAVTDPELKQQIAQLADYGKFIKDCAVCFAVFADSTQKYFLEDGSAATENILLACTAHGIGSCWVAGHKKEYAEAVRKLLNVPQPYTLIALVAAGYSDERPAPRKKALDEVTFFNRFQG, from the coding sequence ATGAACGACTTGATCGAGGTCATCAAGAGGCGTCGGAGCATCCGAAGATTTTCCTCTGAGCCGATCCCTGTAGAGATAATCAGTGACATATTGGACTGCGCCCGGTTGGCGCCCACGGCGATCAACATTCAACCCTGGCTCTTCGGGGCAGTCACCGACCCGGAGCTCAAACAACAGATTGCCCAGCTGGCTGACTATGGCAAGTTCATCAAGGATTGCGCCGTGTGCTTTGCAGTATTTGCTGATTCTACCCAGAAATATTTCCTGGAGGACGGCTCTGCTGCCACGGAAAACATCCTGCTGGCCTGCACTGCTCACGGCATAGGCAGCTGCTGGGTGGCAGGACACAAAAAAGAGTACGCCGAAGCCGTCCGCAAGCTTCTCAATGTTCCGCAACCTTACACCCTGATCGCCCTGGTAGCGGCGGGTTATTCAGATGAAAGACCCGCACCCAGAAAGAAAGCTCTTGATGAAGTGACCTTTTTCAACAGGTTTCAAGGATAA
- a CDS encoding putative metal-binding motif-containing protein, which translates to MYTRRTVIVGFLLLSGLSLVGMPETLSQARGASLIEIIFPLLLDSDDQVCVDADKDGYFEQDNCGQAAVDCDDGDPEVYPGAQERCDDKDNDCDAEIDEEGATGCTTYYLDNDNDGYGTSGSGRCLCAPSGGYTSTQDGDCNDSEAAVNPGASEDCDDGIDNDCDGKQDEQDSDCSQCLDPSYNDTCANTTYLGTIREVDGEVTLTATIYPQDDVDYFRFEAEEGTSGCIPFMDQDLTVRIRLTPPQGADCRDYDLHLYDEQCSSLESSQGAACDEEVIIYTWDGMCGMDDSRYFRVAVEPWAGAFSCTSYTIVIDMWEE; encoded by the coding sequence GTGTATACGCGAAGAACAGTAATTGTCGGTTTCCTTTTGTTGTCTGGCTTGTCTCTTGTGGGTATGCCGGAAACACTCTCTCAAGCCAGGGGGGCGTCGCTGATTGAAATCATCTTTCCTCTACTGCTGGATTCTGATGATCAGGTTTGTGTCGATGCCGACAAGGATGGTTATTTCGAGCAGGACAACTGCGGCCAAGCTGCTGTTGACTGTGACGACGGTGACCCGGAGGTCTATCCTGGCGCCCAGGAGCGCTGCGACGACAAAGACAATGACTGTGATGCAGAAATCGACGAGGAGGGTGCGACTGGCTGCACAACGTATTATCTGGACAATGACAACGACGGATATGGAACTTCTGGCAGCGGCAGATGTCTGTGCGCCCCCTCGGGCGGTTATACGTCTACCCAGGATGGAGACTGCAACGACAGTGAGGCGGCCGTCAATCCGGGGGCTTCTGAGGACTGTGACGATGGCATCGACAATGACTGCGACGGCAAGCAAGATGAACAGGACTCCGACTGTTCCCAATGCTTAGACCCCTCATACAATGACACTTGCGCAAACACTACATATCTGGGAACTATTCGTGAGGTGGATGGAGAGGTCACCTTGACCGCGACTATCTATCCGCAAGATGACGTGGACTATTTCAGGTTTGAAGCTGAAGAAGGGACTAGTGGTTGCATACCGTTTATGGACCAGGATTTAACTGTGCGAATTCGCTTGACTCCCCCCCAGGGCGCTGACTGCAGAGACTATGATCTCCACCTGTATGACGAGCAGTGCAGCAGTTTAGAATCCTCGCAAGGGGCAGCATGCGACGAAGAAGTCATTATCTATACCTGGGACGGCATGTGTGGCATGGATGATTCACGCTACTTCCGGGTGGCTGTGGAACCGTGGGCGGGCGCTTTCAGCTGTACTTCCTATACGATAGTAATTGATATGTGGGAGGAATAG